In the genome of Parasteatoda tepidariorum isolate YZ-2023 chromosome 10, CAS_Ptep_4.0, whole genome shotgun sequence, the window GTCGCCCAATTTAATTCTTGAATTCACGcaagtatattaaattttttaatttaaatactttgcaatatttttaatttgttattataatcTGTATTcactttatcttttaaaaatttagagtgATTCgaattgagaaatttaaaacatgcaaGCAAATATTTGCCTAGAGGATGCTTAAATCTTAGGCATGGCCCTggcgaaacaaaaaaattgttattttaattaagattgggttgaaaatataaacacaacatgaataaatatggtcacatttaaacttttctataataaaaaggggaaaaaataaaataaatgtacagtgcgccaaaGAAAAACAGACGCAccctgagtaacttttgatcaaatggtCTGATCTTCACATtcatcttaatggtttgagggggtgacctctACAATGCTATTTAGTCAgtttagtgcagatgatattttaagttataaaatcagacctaaaaacatacttttttttttgaataaacagacctttttgaattgatttagatttttaaccCTAGATATATGATCCCCATAAtgctttttgcgtatttcaacatattttcagaatttttaaacagaatttaaaaaaaaaaaaatcacgtaattatgaaatttgtttattcaaagataattctatagaaaatatacattttagtaaagatttattattttacttaataatagtagaaaaattatgaattgtaaggtatacaattttttgcctCATTTTAAGTACATAATTTCAGATGGCAAAATGTCATCtgcaaaattggttgaatagtttctaagaaatcaaattttaaatatacgtaaaatttttgtttctattttctaatttaaaatatcgtttgcactaagtaattagcatatttgaggtcatccccttgatggattaagattgagtcctagaacatgaagatctgataattagatcaaaatgtattcagagtggtccgtttattttttgacgcactgtatatattttataagtttagctattataatttcatgtaattttatacAAGTGAAAGAAACATCTTATTACACACAAACCATCTAAATGTTTCTAATCTATTTCTAAAAGCTGGAAAATAGGAGCTGTTAATTGTACATGCAGCAGAaaagtttgtgaaaatttttatctaagacTTTATGTCAgtttaggaaagaaaaaaaaacatgattaaacttattaaattttttttctaaatttaaataaacatttatataatactttataaaagtctcaaacattattatataacattttagttttaaaaaaattaaacaaattcatCTAACATGAAATCTTAATATTCtaaacaaatactttaaattttattacataaatttttgatttttattttttataaaaattttgtaattataatgattttgaaataagtgtacaatttaggaaaatttttcaaatatgatgcactaatttaaataattctataaaatattgttttttccaaatttaattttcacctgatatataataatttccCATTTATGTAATCAATCAGATAGGATTGGAGAAgaacaattaacaaaaaaataaataattaaaaccaatgaagatttataaatagtatcaaacattcagttaaataattatagcaatattaaaagttattacaatGCATCAGCATTATGTGAATATAATGCTTGTTTCATTTCAGTTATTCAGTGCGATGtcataaacatttaaacatttgatatttttctgaaacattaCTAAATAATTCGCAAAATTCACCATGTTCCTCCTTAGATTTAACTAATGTGAAATGGAgaatatctgttttaaaaaatgatcttgGGTATCCATTAACAGTACCATAAAccgttttatattatttaatataacagTTGCATGATAGGTTTTGAATTAACAGCACAAAATTAGTacttatcttcaaaataattgagGACAGTTTAATAatctgacaatttttaaaagccatattagaaatcaaaatacaatatagaatttaattttaatttcaaatagaatTCTATTTAGTGCCATGTCAAAAATCAGTtaaacatttgatatttttctgaaacattactaaataatttacaaaattcacCAGTTTCCTCCTTAGATTTAACTAATGTGAAATGgagaatatgttttaaaaaatgttaaaagccaaattagaaatcaaaatctaacatagattttaatttcaaactgaaTTCTAATTTAGATAAACATAAAAGGAATTACGATTTAATATGGGTAATCCTCTGTTAGGTCTAGTAGCTAAAATGTGCACAGACGCGCAAAGTAAGTTATACTTACACCGCGAACCGCGCTTTACACACATCACTGTTTCCTAAGAAGCAAACCTATCATGCATACCTTAATGGAACTTTTCCATGCTTAAAAGGACCTTGAAGATACTTCATATATCGCTGACATGCTTACAGTAGAGTAGCCAATTAAATaagtgtaaaattataaaataaactaaataattcctTGCCTATATTTAATTCAgaataactcttaaaataatatctaacggaaaataaatctataaaaattagtaacaacTAATTCATTGCAGAATACACACACAAACAGGCATTAATCAAACAAACTGTACATACACTATCTACAAATGAGAAAGATGTAAAATGGTGTTGATGAAGGAGGCATATTCAAACTGGCATTTAAACATCTACAACCATTTTCTTGTGAATATCAGTATTGCCAACCatctagaaataaaatacattaattattataccAGCTGAGAAAGGTTAAGTACAAATAATGGTAGCAGCTGAGATACCAACTTGCTccactttgtaaaataatattttctagtggCAACAAAATGTAAGattcattaagtaatttttccaccatttcatataaaaaattcaaagtataataAACGCAACATTATTGCGATTATCCCGTGATGACACTTTTAAAGAGTGGAtgtaattattcttattctacaagttttgctttttaattagcaaacaatttattaaaacatttgcaGAAAGCAGAGCAGTTGACATCCCTATACCGGTAAAAATGATTTACAgctgttatttttctttattattaactttgaaaatatagatggctgaaaatgataaaaattgaatgttCAATATTgacacagaatattttttaaataacaactttAGAAGGATTTCTTTTGAATAGAGTAAGCTTCATTTTCATTAGTTTCACAGAAAATTTCTTAGCGCATTAGTAGGTAGATGGGGGAGGAAGTTGAGAAATACACCTgaaatttcaccaaaatttcGAACTTGAATTCATTTTCGATACCAGCGATAGATAAAAGCTGTAGGCAGACTTAGATAGTAAGTAAAACTTTCTGCTAACACAATATCTCAATCCAAAACATTTCTGCTTGCAATTTATTgactcttttaatttattttaatcatttaatggCCCccaaattttgacaaaatttggtcaaaaatcacaaatttttttcttttttattaaatattttttttagcactttATCGCAGATATGAAACTATTTATAGATTTACATTGTTCTACCTCATACTGGACGGACTTTCTTCCTACATCTAAAATCAACAAGGTACatatttaaaacgaaaagatttttttcttgactTTTCCAGGTAGATTTACATTAATtccagaatatatatatatttttttaaatcagaatttataagtaataaaaatgtaaattataattttaaataatattgtaacattatttataatttcaaaaattaataaataaatatttaaaaaaaatcagatgatttaaatagtttcaactcgattagaaataataaatcttcAGAACTAAAAGCGTGACTGAAAGGGCAAAGGGAATATATTgggcaatatttattatttttaaaattataagtacaaggttgttgcaaaaaaaaacaaattaataataaatataaataaataatctgtgtataattgaagttaaatcatatttaatcaatgtaagaacatttttgaaaacaaaaacgcaataaataattaaaactaaatatattagcattaattaaaaaattatgagaaagatAAGCttcaatattattgtaaaacttaattaatcaatattaatttttaaaaaaaaataattaaaaaaaaacattttaatattaattattaaactatcctgaaaagaaacttataaatttataaacaattcatatttagttaaaattaattaatatttattaagtcaaataaaataaataactaaaacacatGCTCATTATCAAcagacaaacaaaaatataaataaataaatcaacaatTAAAACGCAATGTTTTTAATCCTTAtctataaagtaaataattaaattatcctAAAATATACAACACGACAGAAATgcttaagaataataaaatcttcAGGATTCGCTTAATGATGAttggtttgaatttttttaaaaaaaatcctctatTACACAAGTGCAAATAACAGTTGAAAATGGAGGAGTGAAATCTTCCAATATGATAAGGTATCAAATTccctgaattttattttaatcttgttttCCCTGACAATTCCTAATGCGCACAAACACTGATCCaagttgctattttttaaattttttattataatgaatacaataaaattttctgcgatggtgaaaaaaattttgcaagcgGCGTTCACAAATTCGTGTATATATTATGCACATCTGGTTGTaggtgaaaaaatttgatagaGAAATGAACTTGAAgttatgttaactttttttcagcCACATATCTATATATTAGTTTGAATAGAAGTTTGAATAGAGTTTGTAATAATGGAATTTCAAACGCTCATCATTGAAACAacaatattaatagaattattgctaattacaaatattattaaataatctttaattaaaaactagtatttagtacatatatttttacaaatagatATGTGGCTGAAAATATGTGTTAGACAGAATATGTGCTAACAAGTCTAAcagctaattttatttacattttaataattttacctcATTCTTGTATTGGTTACAAGGATTTACAGAAATTAAAGATAGAATGGAGTGggtgttttatttacttattttataatattctttcttATACTCTAAAAAACAAGTTACTAAATATTGAACAGAGCCTTAAATACAACATTATGCACAGAAGTAAGATgcatattaaatcaaataggAGAatgtagatatattttaaacaccAAAAAAATGTCACAAgcaatagtaaaataaatcaaatcaaagACAAATTCAATggctaaaaataaagatttgaaaacCATATAGAGTTTGTCAGGATGACAATGTCGTGTGAATTCAGATCATTATATGAACTAAAAACAGAGTTAAATTATACATCTGTGTAGATAGAAAtcaatcatgttttaaaaactaattagctgatgattttaacagaaaataataaaattttggtttggGAGAAAAACATATCGATGCAATGATCTTATGTCTTTTCGAAACTGTGTATCATcacttgaaaaatgcaaaaacttttacaatttaaattgcaatatagCATGTTTATAGGAGAATTCGGTTGGGATATGGTATTGGGAAATAATCAAGGTTTTGtatgcaagttttaaaattctattcaagGTTtcgaatagaattttaaaacttagtacAGATAGTATTCTAAAGAAGATCACATTAGCAAGAATTTACCGAGCAGTGACAtgctaacttaaaataatgtgaaatcaCTTACAGCACAAAACtcaggaaatgaaatttttccatCCTCATCTTTATCtgcaaataatattgttttatcaacTATTTGTTGCAATTGAACATCTTTCAAATTGCTGCCCACCATCATCTTAAGCACTTGGAATAATTCACTGTTTGATATGTAGCCATCGTTATCCATATCATAAATTCGAAaggcaactaaaaaaaatatacaaattgacTTAAAAACTAGTACAGACTAATACTCAATAAACAAAAGATtctagcataattttttttgttttgtgacATAGTTATACAATTTTCCAGAAGTActaagtttagttttaattgcaaattttggaaattatgCCTAATCAACAATTTATACcattagtaaaaagaaatgttaagttaccataaattttttatttttataaaaatattatggagCATCTTAAGTTTACTATCAATAATACATTTTCGGAACTAGAGAAATAGCCAATGTAGTAGCTATACTGGTAAGCTTGTTAACAAGTGAAAAAGCTATGTAAATCCTTTAATTATCAACATTTAAAAGCATGTCTTTttccactttatttttatttgtcatctCCATAGAAtaacaatcataaaaaaactttagattaaaaatattttaaatagtttttgccTGATAGCCATAGTTCTTACCAACACctacaaaactaatttcattttggTGATAGATTTTCAATATCTGTCCTCGCTTTATTGCAAAAACTCTCATTGTACTTCAATGTACATTTGCAATGAATTGAGAAGGCCAAagcccatcctgggctgtctTGCCAATGAGAAGAGAAGAAGGTAATGAATTGGATGATATCCTGGCTAAGGAaggaattttaatgaatttgatcTCTACCACCCTGAActtacatgaaattttaatagtttgatcTACCATTGACTCTCCCTAGCTCTCGATAGTCTTCCTAGCTCGTTCATAGATTGTGGGAAATGTAACACCATTCAACACATTCAATGTAACACCTCTAAACATTGTCATTCCAGCttgatactttaaaaagaattagtttctcttcagaattttaatctttattttgagaCTTTTTGTCTCTTTAGGTCTACTACAGTAcggaacccgttatccggaaatcagaaaaccggaaaaccaaaaaaccggaacgaaattcgataaattttccagccatttaaaataaatgtttttttcctcatatgATTTTAGggtttctctttcttttttgaaagatgtttaccttaccatcattttggaaataatcattaNATAGTTCGAAAGCCTActttaacaatagaaaaaacggctttttgtagcgattcagaaaaccggaaaaatcagttatccggaatagcaatggtcccgatcattccggataatcggttccctactgtacatGAATTTGGTCTAACTCAATCACTAACCAGTAACCAACAAACAAATCAGAAACATTTacgctttgaaatttttaatttcaactttaaatatcACAAATCTTTTAACCTGTTGatcgaaaattcaaattttttttttatttgtgttaaaatctgttttttcctctctattttaaatttagcttttactaaacaattttgttttccttcatTATACTCAGAATTAATACTGCCAACCATTTCTATCGAAAGTTAAATAAGATGCCAACTTATGCACCTAATAAAATGTGACATTAGGAAAGTAGTACAGACAGAAGACGTCCGAAACAGTTCAAACTGCTACAATGTAAAAAGATCACAGTTCACTCCGCTAgcataaaaacatgcatttttacaGAGAGAAATTAGAGATTAACTCATGCATTAAAATACTTACATCTAAGTTTTGATTCTTTGTCACCTTTGACACTAAACTGGGATACGCCTTGAATAAATTCTGTAACAGAAAATGTAAgctaaatgaaatgaaataaatactaataatggttaaatataaaaagttttcaacatttaagatttcaaaatttcatattagactaaaaaaaaggggaaaaaatttcagtactaaaattaacaaataagatcATTACAtgaacaacaaatatataaataaaaattctttggtcagtattttttgtgtgatttctttaaatctcttttaatataagtttgtagattttattttgtatcggTAGATTAAATGTTGATGAGGTTTAAATTAATCCTCCAAGCTTTTGAGccccttttaaaaattctacataaattttactctgctatgcattatattttactgaataacatcaaaaaaaatgtttctttttttatgcagatttgcatttgatttatattgattttgtcgcaatgtttttttataactttttcggcagttattcTCATGAATTtctacacaatttttaaaatccctatatttttaattcgaaactATTTTGACTCATGAATCTGAATCGCCAAGATGAAACATTGCTTAGCGATTTTTGATTATGTTATCTCAATTCTATTGCGAATCAATGTGGTTTTCGATCACACGGTTAGTGTTATCGATTTCAACATGGTTtcttaaattcctatttttttttacacgatATCATTGCAAAACAcagaatcaaaaatttaaggaatacaTAGCAATGCaaagataaggaaaaaaatatgatttcttcTCCTATGATTATTGACAACACGGGCAATAAcgatgaaagaaaagaaacataatttaactCCTTCCATCTCGCTTCTGTGAAAATgccggggtgaggtttcgccctctatttctcgctctcATGATATtcccgggctggagtgttcagtaatAACGCGCccataagaataaaactaattcatttcttttgcacgaaaaacattttacttctcattttacacaccagatggcagtaccaggatatttttgaGGTAATTATaggtagtttattttaaactagatgtcagcactaatcaaatacatgtataaaaaaaataggcacttttatgaccgttttcttgaaaattaactgatcgttaaggggttaagctCATTTCttcgattgatttttttttatctaaacattaaaatataattaataagtcATAAttgaaaagctaaaaatatggTCATCACTTAAAAATTGATGGTCACTTACAGCAATCAGGCGACTGCATTTCGGTGAGCCCTGGCCTTAGTAATGTGACattcaatatttgaaatctacataacttaaaatatgttttagaacTCCTAAAGTTTACCTTTAAAATCAACTTCTCCATTACCATCAGTATCGAAAATATCTATTACACGTTGTACCAAAGGATTTTGTTGTAACTCAGGAAGAGACATAAATTCATCAACACTGAGAGATCCAGAATTGTCCAAATCCAGTTTGCGAAATCGTTTACCTAATCTTTTTATCTCATCAGGATCAACTGAAATCAATTAATAGatcaaaatcaatcaatttcaaagaaagttaaaaatcaaaatattgtatttttcatttttttatctacCATCTGTTAGTAAAATTATACTCACACGTGGAACACATTTCCATCGGAAGTGATGTTTCATTTccctaaaaaaaatcttcatgttagtttatttctttacttgaaTGGTTCACACAATGAAACACCCAGATAAGAAACAATTAAGcatctttaaatgtaaaaatttataatacaattaaaaaatgattcatttctaaagaacatcaaaaatttcagtaccttgcaaattatttaagtaatttttaagaaacacttTAAGcaagtaaaatctttttctaaaaattatatttagaatattaagcATTTcagtataattcaaaaaaaaattttttaagttaaaatagaaaaaaacattcaggACTTATGGAAATGATATGGATAAAGTTTTCGctttcttgtttttaacttGGGTTAGTTTAAATCattgttaagtcatgaaaaatttctttatttatctgaaatattgAACATTAgtcacaaaaattaaacattttaatgagaaaaataaactataaatatttatagcatttGAAAGAAACACATGTAGGCaagcattgttaaaaaaatctatttaattttgttccaagtttaacagttttttctactttttaatttaaattttttgcttgctAACTCttcaaatcaaattcaaaaaaataaaaaatgtatttaatgaaaGAGGGAACTCAACTTATctgctcttcttttttttctttcccttcaatttattcatcaatgaaatttattttattataattaattcattaattaaatgtcatttaaCCAATGAAAAATCATTGTACGAAAATTGAtgtaaactgtaatttttttttaaaattgaataatgcaCCTTTGATTTTTGCTTTCCTAATTTTTGATCTTGCATACATTGCAATGATTATGGGCATAACACTGTATTCGGGCCGTGATAGCCTGGTCGGTTGGGCGCTGGACCCATGTctgagagttcgtgggttcgaaccctgcCAGCCGTAGACTCCCGAAGAAcagtgtagtaaagtgactgatgcatgttaaatccgtcgagtcgcaaaagtcctccatgttcccataacaaatcaatacctctgggggtactcgATTgcagatcgatcgttctctgattcaggtcaaaatcacaatctgtggatgaatgaatgggtccgccctataaacgggtgcgacatATGGTGTGGCataagtcgaattcttggctatagatggcgccacagaaaaacaacaaatgcacattctgccttaaatttgctcggtttcacccagcaggcttgcccgtgtggcaagtcgcaaaagaaacaacaacaacactgCATTCAGTGGTCAGAAGTAACAGATAAACACAACTATTTTAGCTGCTACTTTTTTTCGCAATCTTTAGTGTAATGTgctactttataaaaatagtagagtagtgcaatacaaaaaaaaaatttagtttcatataGTGATTCCTGGTAACtacttttaatgttagtttAGCATTGAAACAAAGTTCAAACACAACTAATTTCCAAATTTGATTGGTATAAAACTTTGCAGGTCCATCAATGCACATAATCAAAATGTCCTGGGGCCGagcattaggaaaaaaaatgtatattacttaatatttaaactagccatTACGACTAATAGGTAGTAATGTATCATTTTAGCTACACCATCAAATGCAAATGTACACTcttgaaacatttatattatttcaatgaaagGGAACACAATCTCGATGTAACCTTTCAAAGTACTTAATTTCttggaagaaataaaagaatatttaacgCTTACAAAATTGCAAGTATTTGATTAGTTTCTAGTATTTAATTGATTCTCTGTCAAGAAAGGTAtggaaagttgaaaaaataaatttcgttaaGAATGGCGCAATATAACAAGTTGGCTCTTGTAAAcaataaacatgaataaatatttaatatttcgtcATGTTTAAATAagccaattttttattgaaaatcattttgaacATTTGTAAATGAAGTTCTTCTGCAAAGTTAGTTTCCTAAAAGTAGTGATTGCATTTCAAAATGAACTTGAAgctactacattaaaaaaaaagttgtaccaggagttaactacatttgtaatagAATAGTTGTAATGTACAATAAATTCCGACATAATTTCCGACAACTAtcagtattatattatttaaatacttaaatgttggcgaaaaacaacaaacaattttatttaaatagaccaccattttttttaaattaacatcatTATTTGCTAACCTGCACCTCATAATTGCAAGGCTTGGTGTTTAAGGTCCAGGTATGAAGCTGGGGGACACTATTTAAGGGTGGggttcaaatacttttttagaaaatttttgattatctatagatagataatataatttttgatcttgGAAAAATTAGTCTTTTAAGTAAGAGGATTAAGGTAAGGGTCCTTATTAACattgcagaaaataaattaaaaaaaaaaataataacagaaggttcataaaagacattttttagtaaaaaactaTCTCAGAGCCGGATTAAACGTACgcggggccctaggccatttaaaattttgaggcaattagattaaatttttttttcctcatatttttcatttattcaaatataaaagtatttatctatcttttcatttaagaaagcatacttaaaataaataacaataaattaaattttaataagtaataaataaatatgagtaacagattatataaaaaaattatcgcactttattaatatatatttgaaattgaattttttttttttaaaaatcattatttttcttaattttttaaaatttattttcaaaaaacccattttaagggggccccAGGCTATAGCCTAGTCTGGCCTAGGGGTAATCTGGCACTGAACCATCTTATTTAATGAACTggtagaaaaatattactttttacgtactataatgtgtttaattaacctaaaatttttaagtgtttgtaaAATTTCACTTGTACTAAGCTATTCAATTATTGTGGATAGTTAAATGGGAATATTTCTATATCCTGATCTGTCGCACTAAGTATACTATTGGTAAGACGccaaatgaatattaaattttaaaaaaaaaaatgtttaggtgccaaataaattttaaacttgcaattttttaaaaaaaaacatgcagatGTTTGCCCGGGTGTGgatacgagttatacctttcgagtagGTCCCTTTCTGTGgtgtttttttcagtttctcgCGGGCCACTGCCCAGAAGTTTCCAAAACTTGGCagttattctgccacagatcacaatacggaaatctccccgaTACAAATTATACGCTTCAAGTTGGTCCACtctccaataattttttttcagtttcttatgGGCTGCTGCCCAGAAGTTGCCAAGGCTTGGCAATTATTCTGTCACAAATTATGATACAGGGATCTTCCTAACTCAATAAATATGGGGGAAGATTTTACATCATGATCTGCGTCAGAATGATTGCCAGGTGTTGGCAACTTCCGGGCTGCAGTTAACAAGGAACTAAATAAAACATCACAGAAGGGGACAAACTTAGAAGGTATAACTTGTAAACATctctatatgttttttttttatataaaaattggaagtt includes:
- the LOC107452178 gene encoding calcineurin subunit B type 2, whose protein sequence is MGNETSLPMEMCSTFDPDEIKRLGKRFRKLDLDNSGSLSVDEFMSLPELQQNPLVQRVIDIFDTDGNGEVDFKEFIQGVSQFSVKGDKESKLRFAFRIYDMDNDGYISNSELFQVLKMMVGSNLKDVQLQQIVDKTILFADKDEDGKISFPEFCAMVGNTDIHKKMVVDV